The Carassius carassius chromosome 5, fCarCar2.1, whole genome shotgun sequence DNA window ggaaaGGTTAGTGAAAAGAACacttttaaaggtatagttcacataaaaaaatgaacattcaGTAATATTTTCAGGACACAAAACGCAAAACCagattttaatcaaaatgtcagaGCTGCTGTTTTTTTATGCAGTATGTTTACGCTACAACGTTTTCATCTCTTATGCTCATAGAGGCTGCATTATGTGATcattaatacagtaaaaacagatatattctgaaatattattatgacaatttaaagtataaagttttgaatattttaagtacaattttgtgaaactgtattttctgcagccattgctcatatatgctgatttggtgtttaaaaaatcttattattatcaatgttaaaaaccgtTAAGCTGCATCCTTGATGAAGCTGAGCTACATTCTCAAGTCTGTTAATCTGACTTTACAAAAATTTGATTTacatgtctttttttatatatgaattaCTGATTTTTTAGACTGAAGTAAAGCTTTTGCACTTACTGTAATTGGAGGGAAAAGGGCAGCTTTGGCATGTCTCTTAATATCTCCTGTTGTGTCCCACGTTAGATtgttgtacaggtttggaacagattGATGAAGAGAGACAGTTCATGAGAGAACCTTTCCCTTTAATTACAAAACCCAAAGAGAAGTGAGTCAGATCTGGCACTGAGCTCTAGAGATGTTAAAGTCCCTCGAGACATTTACATCTCAGTGCATATTTAAATGTCACCTGATCACTTTCCTCTGCCCTGCTCTCCTGTCCTCAGAATGGATTGCATGACTGCCGACCTGTATGTTGTTGACTAATCCTAACAAGATTGACTCCTCATTATCACCGGCCGGACTCCCCCTGGATGTCACTCAACAGGGGAGAAAGGCATAGACCCAGAGAGAGATGCAGTGGgaatagagtgagagagagaaagagcgtcCCTTGTGAGTTATTAGCATAATGACTCTCCTCTTCCTCGCTCCTTGATCTAGTCCTGCGGTGGTTCATTTATTGAGCCCAGCGTGGCtcttccttctcctcttcctctctcttctctctctttagGAGGTGAGCAAATGTGGGCAGCCGGTGAAGGCAGCTGACATGGCCTGAGATTGGCAGGAAAGCTATTTAACTAAGAAATGTCAGGGGCCATTTTGTTTAGTCAACAGCCCACATAGAGGGAGAGGGAACGAGATGAGTGAATGGCATGGAGGCTGAATGCTGTGTGAGGTGTTGGTGGATGGGGATGTGTGTACTGTCCTGCACCAAACAAACACcaataattcacacaaaaaagtaCTCTATATCATTGTTTGTGGTTGCTAGTAAGCTATTAGGAAAATTCATAAAGCTCTACATATTTGCTTTAGAATATTAACGGCCCTTCATTCACTAGGACATACATCTCTTGCCCCACACATGTTTactaattattcataatttgatAATACTTTTGAAAATGGAAAAGCATTACTCCCTGACCTTTTGTAAGGTCCATTTTGTTGCTTTTAAACCATTAATGGCACCAAAAGAAAGTAGAAACATAATGTGTCAATATCTTCCACAACAGTGTCAATGTTTTCTCTGAATCCTGCCACAAACACTTACCATGGGTTAATTTTTCCCAAATATCAGCATCAGACTTTAATTCGCAAGCCCTCCGTCTCGCAATCAACAATTATGGGTGTTACAACAAAAGTtaacattttagcattttttatttaaacttcaaTAGCAAGTTATGCTGTCCATTTGACATTTCTAACATATTACGTTTTATTCAATAATGTCAATATCTATCTTCATGTACATTACTGTTTAAAGTTTTTAGGTCAGAAAGATATTTTAATGAGACTTctcatgctcacaaaggctgcatttatttgataaaatacagtaatattttgaagtatTTGTGAAGTATATGAAGTAGAATTgtatttgaatatgaatatggCAAAgtggaattttcagcagtcattacttagTTTCAACAAGTCCTAGAATTCagtgtcatgatccttcagaaatcattcttctaATATGCCAatctgttgctcaagaaacatttattatcaatgatgaagacagttgtgctgcttaatatttttgtggaacctgcaatacattttttcaggattctttgagtagaaagttcaaaggaaaagcatttatttgaaaccgaaaTCCTTTGTAatactataaatgtatttatcGTCAATTTTgggatttaatgcattcttgtttaaaaaaagtgtaaatttcTTTCCAGACTTTTCAATTGTGGTGTACATATTACTATTTGTTGTTATATTGGTAGATGAAAATTCTTAATATCATTATTCTTGTGGAAGCTGTGTGGAAAACATACcttattatttttatctaaatGTTTACCATGTTTTAGTTCTTCTTTGTTCTTGTTCGAtgtctttgaatatttggtgGGAAGTCTTCGGTGTTTGTTGGGGCAGTGTAAGCTGTGAACAGTGACTGAATCCGCTCAGGCTGGATGAATGAGCTCAGTCACAGAGCACAGGCTGTCTATCCTCTCACTGGGGATGAGGGGGCCAGGAACGCATAGAAACATGTtaatactttgtgtgtgtgtgtgtgtgtgtgtgtgtgtgtgtgtgtgtgtgtgtaaactccATATCAGTGTGAGCACGGGAAGTGCAGGTGGGTGCACATTAGAAGTCTCTCTCtatcactctctatctctcttttctCTTCTCCCCTCAAGTGATGAAAGCTTGTTTTATACAAAGACCCCCTTTCAGCAGCCAGACAGCAGCTTCACAGAGAGCACTTATCATCCTCAATTTCTTTCCTCTATCCCTCGCTtcctttgtttttctgtctgtctctcacccTCTCTCCTCTATTCTCAACCCATCAAATCAGAGGTGTCCTGGCAGGTGAAGATGTCACTCTCAGGAAGAACAGCATTGTTCTTAGAGCTTATATTGTGTGCAGAGACCTGCAGACAAATAATTTAGCTCATTAATGTTCACTTTTGAAAGCATTACTCTGATCCTGAAGAGAAGAACATATGTGTGTAAAAAACAGATTGATAAAAAGGGCTCATCAATTAGACAGCTTATTTAGAGCACAGAACATGTGAGGCTAAGATGCTTACCACACTAGACGCAGACATACATGGTTGCTATAATTTTGGGGGCAGGGCCAGACAGGTTTTAATTTCTTATTCACACTCTGAAACTGTAAGAGAATcaagcacagacacatcacaCTGTTAAATATAAcagaggtgtgtgtatgtgtgtgtgtgtgtgtgtctgcaataGCAGATCAAACTCTAGCATAGATGAAGCATGTTACATCTAGTAGTGAAAGAGGAAGTGAGAAAGTGAACATTCACCTTAACACCAAACACTCAAAGGTTGTGTATGAATTGCCCCTAAAAATCAGATTGTGACCAATTAATGTCTATCTGTGAAGACTATTTGTTCTGTACTGTAGGGAAAATCAGATATAGCTGTAAATGCCACATTTATAGTATATTCACAATTCTTTTGAAAAGTGAGTTTGTCACTTGTATATTTGTGCACTGGAAATTGTTACTTAAAGAAAGAGGTTAAACAATGTAACAAGTCTAATGAAAATTATCTCTATTTTTTCATGCTTTAGAATAATAGTGAGGTCATCAAAAAAGCAATTAATAGAAATTGGAACTGAGcaaaattatacattataaagaTCTCAAGATTAAATTTAATATCATGAAAACAACTTCCTTCAAATGTGCTTCAGACTTTTAAGTGATGATGTACACTACTTCTACACTAAATgtttagggctgggcaagttaacgtgTTATTATCGTGTTAACTCATTAGTTGATTAACgctgacaattattttattgcgcGTTAAggcagttatttattattatgaaagtccgttgctcatttgctttgaatacacatacagacaaatcatgggtcacaggaggggatgctatCTTGCCAGCCCTGCTCTGTGTACAAAATTGGGAGGTCAAACCAACTGATTGTCCACTATATTCAATGCATAATATGATGTCTTTTCTTCCTTTTTGTCCCTGTTTCCTCCACATAGGGGACACTCCACAAAGGATGAGATCTGCTCAGTATCCAACCCCTGCAGAATTGGATGCTTATGCTAAAAAGGTTGCCAACAATCCACTCACCATCAAGATCTTCCCCAACAGCGTCAAAGTCCCTCAGCGGAACCACGTTCGTCGCACAGTCAACGGACTCGATACCGCTGGCCCCCGATACAGTCCCTACCCCTCCTCTCAGGCCACTGCTAAGACTGGTCTCCTTGCCATCGTTAAAGTGCCCCTCATCAAGGGTGTCATCAAGGACTTCGACGGCACACGGGCACGTCTGCACCCAGAGGTGATAATGAATGCCGCCGGTGGCCCTTATTCAGCCACCTCGGCCTGCACTTTAAACCTGCACCACCCATCACAGGGGCCTTCCAGAGAATCCCAGAATTCGCAGGGCCTTCCTCCACACCCTCAGAATCTTCAAACTTTGCAACAGCCTAGGCATCCACATCAAGGACTCAGACACCGACCTTCCTCCTCCATGCCACAGCAACCCCATGGCCTTCCGAGGCCCCAGACTCTGTCTCACGCCCCTGCTTTAGGCCACCCTGGAGCCCACCTACCTTCAGCAATCCTGCTTCCTCAGCAGTACCTACAGAACCCCCCTGCAAGCCTCCAGGTGGGTCCTCGGAAATTGCCACTTGCAGACGCCCCTCCTAACGTTACTGTTTCTACCTCAACCATTCCATTATCCATGGCCGGAGGGCTCCACCAGGGCTGTCAGACAGACTTAAACAGCATAGTGCACCAGATAAGCCAGTTCTGCCAGGCTAGGGCTCAGGGAGCCAGTGCCACGTCAATGTGTGAAGGGCAGATTGCCAACCCCAGTCCCATTAGTCGAAATCTACTTATCAACGCCAGTTCTAGAGTCTCAGTGCATGCGGGAAACCCTAATGTGCTTGCTCCTGGCCTCATGCACCCATCGTGTGCTATTGGACCTCCTGATAAAATGACTGCTTCTGCTCCAGTGAGTGCGATGCCTCCGCATAACATGGCAACGATGAACCACATTTATCACAGCGATATAAAACAACAGCACCTACAGCATCAAAGCCATCAACCGCAGCGAAATCACCAACAGCCGCAGATGAGGTCCTGGACTCAGCATCAGCTCGCTCATCTTCAGCACATCTCGGAAGGGGGCGGACACCCCTGCAAACCCCCGAATCGTGACTCTGGCCTCCCTTGCAAGGGCATTACCTATCACCCAGAAATGGGCATGGGGCAGCCTTATGCCATGAAACCCTCCAGCCCCTCGTCGCCAATTGCAAACAACAGCAACAATGCAATGCCCCCAGGAGCGGTGGCACACTACACCAACGGGCAGTACTACTACCAGCCACCGTTGTGGGGTAGTATTCTTCCCACGCCCCACAGCGACAGCTCCGGCTCACAGGACATCCCCGTGCCCTTCCATGGCACTGGCACAGGCAATACCAACCCCACCCCAGGGATGGACTGTGCCCCCGTGGGGGGAGCGGCCCATTACCGATTAGTAGGGGGTGCCTTAATTGGGCAGACTAATCTGATGCAAACGGCAGATTGCATGGGAGGGGACTTCCAGACGCCCTGCTTCCGAGATCAGAATCTCATCCTGATGGGGAAAATGCACAGGCCACCCCCTATGGGCCGGGTAGTGGTCCCCCACTCTGAGACGCAAGGCCAGCACCCAGGGTACAGATAAGCTTCAGCCCACAAGCCTCAGACACAGCCTCTCCTCAGTGAAGTCAGCCACACACGTGTGCCCTCGACACCTCCTGTTAGTCTTAATGAAATTACATCACGAGAGGAACTAAATGAGCTCAGAATCTCAAGGATGATTGTTGATGAAACTAAGAAAAAAACAGGAATACAAACATGTCTAATAAAGAGCAGTGTTTTGTGTTATTAATCTTGCAAgtgatcaatttttttttcttttaacaagtGCTTTTATAAAGGCactaaagggattttttttttcccgcTTCTGTCTTCTTTATCTCCAGTTACCCAGATCTCAAGTGCTCCAGGGTTATTTGGTtatatgaacgtcttttctgtgTTAGTGCTTATgttattgaaatatataaaaaataatataaatgtcttGTGAAATACATCACTTCTAAACTGAGGGCACCAGGCCTTCTGTTCATTGGACAGCCAACTAGTTTTCATTTGACAGATCTTTGTTATGAGCTCGTCTTATAACATCAAGATGGCTGACAGACTCGGAGCACTTCCCTCTTCAGCATGACACGTTCTTTgtcctttcttttttgttttccagTGTCTGAGGTATGTGGGAATATGCCAGTCACTGATCCTTTCAGACTGTTCCTAGGTGAAAGCTCTTGACGTGGGCTTCCAAACGTGAAGAGCAACAGATGTTTTAACGTTAAAGCTGTGCCATTTTTGTTTTACCTGATCATTATACTCCCTTTATTTGTTAACATATGAGAAACTACTACTTGAATTGTGTAGATGAGTTGTGCTGTTTCAGGTGGGTCGTATGTGGTTTAGCTGTACGTGGGTTTGCAGGACTAAACATACTACTGAAGGTGGTGTCTGTAGGCTTGTTACTAATATTATGATGTAGAAACTATGTACCAAATCAAGGGTTTATGATCCTGCATTTTCTAATTCATCCTTTATAATAATGTAAAGTTGGAGTTGCTACTGATTCTTTTGTGAAGTGTGCTTGAATTGACCAAATTGACCACTTGCAAGATCATTTGTGGTTAAATGAAAAAggactttttaaatgaaaaagtcaAAAAGGTGAAACAGCAGGTGAATTGCTTATTTTATTGTACACTGGCTTATCTACTGTACTGCTGTAACTTTAAAGAAGTGTAATAACTGTGTATGAATGTGGCTGCTGCATATGGATATGGTGTGCATGTGATGAACGCAGGTGTGTGTGTTGGTGGGTCAGTTTGTCTTGACTCGCTGTTGGTTTGCCTCCCCTCAACAGCCCTCATGAAGCCTTAAGTATTTGGTCCTTGGACTTTCCTTTGACAACAAGCATGATTCTAATAAAGGTATACTGAATTCTGATTTTGAAAAATGGACTATAAAGGAACAGCATTTTTcctcgtttatttttattaactcaaGCTTTTGTTGAATAGAAAAGCAATTCTTTAgaattaatttataatgtaaacgAAGAAATAAAGAATATTTTATCGTCATTGTTTTATAGCTGTGTGTAGTAGTTCTGGGCTGTAACAAAATCTTTTTATTCCATGTTTCAAAGCTTCAGTTTTGCAATTTGTGCTATTTATTATTCTGaactagattttttttcctcattatttaaattttttttttcgttttgcaATTGCTGTGAAATTGGAGGAAGCTTCTAGAAGCCTTTCTCATATCCGTAACTCTGTGGCTGTCATTTGAATTCGTGGGAAGAATCTGAAGAGTGTGAGAGTTGtgctactctttttttttttttttttatattgtaataatgaaataaaaatctaatttatgctTTCATGTATGACTCAATTTCAGTTTATTGCTCAAAAGCTGCTAAAACTTCAACCTTGGACTGGTCACCCTGTGTATACCCTCATATACTGCAGTCTTTTTTTCAACAGTGGTCTTGTTTTAAGAATCTCTTCCCTCAAGCAGTGTCTGCTCATCTGGGTTTTAAATATGATGCTCTGACTGCTGGTAGCTATTGCAGGAAataccaaacaaaaaaaatgttttgatctaAAGTGGCAGATATATTAAATGgtcacaaaaaaacacattactttGGTGAAGAAAGAAATGTATCTTATTGGTGGTTTTAATAGTTGTTATTGAACAGTTTACTCTTGCAGGTTCAAATTCAGGTAAAGCAAACCAACAAGGAATTTATTTGAAGATCACTTCACAAAATAAATTGTTCACAACAACTTTACAAAGCTTATACATGCATTAAGAGTTACTATATTGAGTAAAACATTCAGTAGTTTCTGAGGATACATCTATGTACAGTTGAATTGAATAATTATGTTAAAATGTCAACTGATGAGATGAAAACCCTAGAGGTGATTCTTAGAGAACCTCTTCTCATAATTAAAAGAACTATTCAGCTTATTCAGGAACTAGAAAGTCAACATTTAGAGGGAAAACAGCTCCAAGTCCGAGTGGGGGCTCTTTTCCCCCTATGTCTCAGTGACGCAAGATTGCAGCTTGTTTTATTCAATGGCTCTATATAT harbors:
- the LOC132141073 gene encoding protein FAM222B-like isoform X2 — encoded protein: MSLNRGERHRPRERCSGNRVRERKSVPWDTPQRMRSAQYPTPAELDAYAKKVANNPLTIKIFPNSVKVPQRNHVRRTVNGLDTAGPRYSPYPSSQATAKTGLLAIVKVPLIKGVIKDFDGTRARLHPEVIMNAAGGPYSATSACTLNLHHPSQGPSRESQNSQGLPPHPQNLQTLQQPRHPHQGLRHRPSSSMPQQPHGLPRPQTLSHAPALGHPGAHLPSAILLPQQYLQNPPASLQVGPRKLPLADAPPNVTVSTSTIPLSMAGGLHQGCQTDLNSIVHQISQFCQARAQGASATSMCEGQIANPSPISRNLLINASSRVSVHAGNPNVLAPGLMHPSCAIGPPDKMTASAPVSAMPPHNMATMNHIYHSDIKQQHLQHQSHQPQRNHQQPQMRSWTQHQLAHLQHISEGGGHPCKPPNRDSGLPCKGITYHPEMGMGQPYAMKPSSPSSPIANNSNNAMPPGAVAHYTNGQYYYQPPLWGSILPTPHSDSSGSQDIPVPFHGTGTGNTNPTPGMDCAPVGGAAHYRLVGGALIGQTNLMQTADCMGGDFQTPCFRDQNLILMGKMHRPPPMGRVVVPHSETQGQHPGYR
- the LOC132141073 gene encoding protein FAM222B-like isoform X1, which produces MLACLPGPGDLSLQLHPHSQMNTGLQKWDTPQRMRSAQYPTPAELDAYAKKVANNPLTIKIFPNSVKVPQRNHVRRTVNGLDTAGPRYSPYPSSQATAKTGLLAIVKVPLIKGVIKDFDGTRARLHPEVIMNAAGGPYSATSACTLNLHHPSQGPSRESQNSQGLPPHPQNLQTLQQPRHPHQGLRHRPSSSMPQQPHGLPRPQTLSHAPALGHPGAHLPSAILLPQQYLQNPPASLQVGPRKLPLADAPPNVTVSTSTIPLSMAGGLHQGCQTDLNSIVHQISQFCQARAQGASATSMCEGQIANPSPISRNLLINASSRVSVHAGNPNVLAPGLMHPSCAIGPPDKMTASAPVSAMPPHNMATMNHIYHSDIKQQHLQHQSHQPQRNHQQPQMRSWTQHQLAHLQHISEGGGHPCKPPNRDSGLPCKGITYHPEMGMGQPYAMKPSSPSSPIANNSNNAMPPGAVAHYTNGQYYYQPPLWGSILPTPHSDSSGSQDIPVPFHGTGTGNTNPTPGMDCAPVGGAAHYRLVGGALIGQTNLMQTADCMGGDFQTPCFRDQNLILMGKMHRPPPMGRVVVPHSETQGQHPGYR